Proteins co-encoded in one Ruegeria sp. HKCCD4315 genomic window:
- the pdeM gene encoding ligase-associated DNA damage response endonuclease PdeM: protein MNICEFSLAGQRLVALPSGALWWPERQLLCVSDLHLGKSERMLRRGGPALPPYDTSETLDRLAGDLERTNAETVICLGDSFDDLDAAQALPSAERLRISTLQAGRKWIWIEGNHDPGPIELGGAHLFEWRCDPLVFRHIAEDHPQGEVSGHYHPKAQIRVKGRHISRPAFLLDSNRLILPAYGVFTGGLRSSDRVLADLMDQNATAILTGPHPHMIPMPR from the coding sequence ATGAACATATGCGAGTTTTCTTTAGCAGGACAGCGTCTCGTCGCATTGCCATCGGGCGCACTGTGGTGGCCCGAGCGCCAACTACTGTGTGTCTCAGACCTGCACCTTGGTAAGTCCGAACGAATGCTGCGGCGCGGTGGACCCGCATTGCCCCCTTATGACACAAGCGAAACACTGGATCGGTTGGCAGGTGACTTGGAACGCACCAACGCGGAAACTGTTATATGCTTGGGCGACAGCTTTGACGACCTTGATGCCGCGCAGGCGTTGCCTTCAGCCGAAAGGCTTCGGATTTCTACATTGCAGGCCGGACGCAAATGGATATGGATCGAAGGCAACCACGATCCTGGGCCGATTGAGCTGGGTGGCGCACACTTGTTCGAATGGCGCTGCGATCCGCTGGTCTTTCGCCATATCGCAGAGGACCATCCGCAAGGAGAAGTCTCTGGCCATTACCATCCAAAAGCGCAAATTCGTGTGAAAGGAAGACATATCTCTCGGCCCGCTTTTCTGTTGGACAGTAACCGGCTGATCCTGCCAGCTTACGGTGTTTTCACGGGTGGGTTGCGCAGCTCAGACCGGGTTCTGGCCGACCTCATGGACCAGAACGCAACAGCAATCCTGACCGGCCCGCACCCGCACATGATACCGATGCCGCGCTGA
- a CDS encoding ligase-associated DNA damage response DEXH box helicase, with protein sequence MTQIPARIGTWFSAKGWSIHPHQHEMFNRAQDPATLLIAPTGGGKTMAGFLPTLAELSDGLHRGLHTIYVSPLKALAADIKRNLRTPVDEVGLPIRIEDRTGDTSATQKKRQRVDPPHILLTTPESLALLTSYEDAPCMFDGVQRIIVDEIHALAESKRGDQLMLALARLQRLNPDLRRVGLSATVEDPGTIARFLARHPDPCQIVQADPGPDPDIRMLETVEMPPWSGGGAAYAIPAVLEQVRQHKTTLIFHNTRAQAEIFFHNLWLANDDGLPIGIHHGSLDRQQRERVEAAMVRGDLRAIVCTGSLDLGIDWGDVDLVIQIGAPKNVKRLVQRIGRANHRYNAPSKALLVPANRFEVVECIAALEAAKAHDLDGEPRGPGPRDVLCQHILIAACAGPFDADDLYTEMTSAGPFAGLARPAFDACLDFCATGGYALRAYDRWQRLQQRADGQWQLRDPRAASRIRMNLGTIQDTDTLKVRLKRSRGGKPLGEVEEAFAASLTPGDTFLIGGQIVRYEGLRAMVVEVSRRADRKPKIATFSGTKFATSTQLSDRILRMFAQRDWPQLPSHTADWLALQRQISRLPQRDRLLIESFPSDGREHLCVYGFAGRNAQQTLGLLLTKRMEDTGLAPMGFVATDYATLIWGLDAVTDPTPLLQRDALRAGLDTWLAGNAVMKRTFRASATIAGLIERNTLGQRKSGRQATFSSDILYDTLMKYDPDHLLMQITREEAMRGLVDFGRIEAMLDRIGDRVDLLRLDRVSPLSAPLFLEVGKVPVKGAAEERLLAEESARLMQAAGLDQL encoded by the coding sequence ATGACGCAGATTCCCGCTCGGATTGGCACATGGTTTTCCGCCAAAGGCTGGTCCATTCACCCGCATCAGCATGAGATGTTCAACCGGGCGCAAGACCCCGCGACCTTGCTGATCGCGCCGACGGGTGGCGGAAAGACCATGGCCGGGTTTCTGCCAACATTGGCAGAGCTTTCTGACGGCCTTCATCGCGGGCTGCATACGATTTATGTTTCACCCCTCAAGGCACTGGCGGCGGACATTAAACGTAATCTGCGTACGCCTGTGGACGAAGTCGGCCTGCCCATCCGTATCGAAGATCGCACAGGCGACACCTCAGCCACTCAAAAGAAACGCCAACGCGTAGATCCGCCTCATATCCTGCTGACAACGCCCGAAAGTCTGGCCCTGTTGACCTCTTACGAGGATGCGCCATGTATGTTTGATGGGGTGCAGCGGATCATCGTTGATGAAATTCACGCGTTGGCAGAAAGCAAACGCGGTGATCAGCTTATGCTGGCCTTGGCGCGTCTGCAGCGCCTCAACCCCGATCTGCGCCGCGTTGGTTTGTCGGCCACGGTCGAGGACCCTGGTACAATTGCCCGTTTTCTGGCCCGCCATCCTGACCCATGCCAAATCGTACAGGCAGATCCCGGCCCGGACCCGGACATCCGAATGTTGGAAACGGTCGAGATGCCGCCTTGGTCTGGTGGTGGCGCGGCTTATGCGATCCCCGCCGTGCTCGAACAGGTCCGGCAACACAAAACTACGCTGATCTTTCACAACACCCGCGCGCAGGCCGAAATCTTCTTTCACAACCTTTGGCTGGCAAACGACGACGGCCTGCCGATTGGCATCCATCACGGCAGCCTGGACCGGCAACAGCGTGAGAGGGTTGAGGCTGCGATGGTCCGGGGCGATCTGCGCGCCATCGTTTGCACAGGCTCTTTGGATCTGGGCATTGATTGGGGCGATGTGGATCTGGTGATCCAGATCGGCGCACCCAAGAATGTCAAACGTCTGGTTCAACGGATCGGACGCGCCAACCACCGCTATAACGCGCCTTCCAAGGCCCTTTTGGTGCCTGCCAACCGGTTTGAGGTGGTCGAATGCATCGCCGCGCTGGAGGCCGCAAAAGCCCATGATCTGGATGGTGAACCGCGCGGTCCCGGCCCTCGCGATGTCTTGTGCCAGCACATCCTGATTGCCGCCTGTGCCGGACCGTTCGACGCCGATGACCTTTACACCGAGATGACATCTGCCGGGCCTTTTGCAGGATTGGCCCGGCCCGCGTTTGACGCGTGTCTCGATTTCTGTGCCACCGGCGGCTACGCACTCAGGGCCTACGACCGCTGGCAGCGGTTGCAACAGCGTGCCGACGGGCAATGGCAGTTGCGTGATCCCCGCGCAGCTTCGCGCATTCGTATGAATTTGGGGACGATTCAAGACACAGACACTCTGAAGGTGCGCCTTAAGCGCAGCCGGGGCGGCAAGCCGTTGGGAGAGGTTGAGGAAGCTTTTGCAGCCTCATTAACGCCCGGCGACACCTTTTTGATTGGCGGGCAAATCGTGCGATATGAGGGCCTTCGCGCAATGGTGGTCGAGGTCAGCCGCCGCGCTGATCGCAAGCCTAAGATCGCGACCTTCTCGGGCACAAAATTCGCGACCTCTACCCAGCTCAGCGACCGCATTCTGCGCATGTTTGCCCAAAGGGACTGGCCGCAACTGCCTTCTCATACTGCGGACTGGTTAGCCTTGCAGCGGCAGATCTCGCGCCTGCCTCAGCGCGACCGCTTGCTGATCGAAAGCTTTCCAAGCGACGGCCGGGAACATCTATGCGTTTATGGTTTCGCCGGCCGCAACGCCCAGCAAACACTCGGCCTGCTACTAACCAAACGGATGGAAGATACCGGCTTGGCCCCGATGGGCTTTGTTGCGACTGACTACGCCACGCTTATCTGGGGTCTGGATGCTGTCACCGACCCTACCCCGTTGCTTCAACGCGACGCGCTGCGCGCCGGGTTGGACACCTGGCTGGCTGGCAATGCCGTGATGAAACGCACCTTTCGGGCCTCTGCCACCATAGCGGGCCTGATCGAACGTAATACGTTGGGACAAAGGAAAAGCGGGCGGCAGGCGACGTTTTCGTCGGACATTCTTTACGATACCCTGATGAAATACGATCCTGACCACCTGCTGATGCAGATCACCCGTGAAGAAGCCATGCGTGGGCTGGTTGATTTTGGCCGGATCGAAGCGATGCTGGACCGGATCGGAGACCGCGTGGATCTGCTCCGGCTGGATCGTGTATCCCCTTTGTCTGCTCCGTTGTTTCTGGAGGTCGGGAAAGTGCCTGTCAAAGGCGCGGCAGAGGAGCGTTTGCTGGCCGAGGAAAGCGCTCGTCTGATGCAGGCGGCCGGGCTTGATCAGCTTTGA
- a CDS encoding ATPase: MNMQTSTVMAPPTPKGLGEMRLPLVMMRDILLKTVFRKNASTVSEIAAAICLPGSVTQELVDIAREQKLLEATGTLNANSGNEMGYQLTDAGKARALDALSQSEYFGAMPVPLDVYREQVKRQSIRNIQVTREQLVGAMGHLVLPDSLLDHLGPAVSAGRSILMYGPPGNGKSSISNGIRDALGDNVYVPYAIEYAGQVITVYDPIVHTAIEQEPDDPNSLRRRKRFDSRYVQCERPTVVTGGELSLSMLDLVYNPTARTYQAPLQLKSTGGIFIVDDLGRQAEPPQALVNRWIVPLEENKDILGLQSGEKFEVPFDTLVIFSTNFHPNEIFDQAALRRIFFKIKIDGPNQENFLKIFAMVARKRGMPLDEAALVHLLKVKYPTINNIYANYQPIFLIDQMISICEFEGIPYQMSPELIDRAWANMFVKDEKIVK, translated from the coding sequence ATGAATATGCAGACTTCCACAGTTATGGCCCCCCCTACCCCTAAGGGATTGGGTGAAATGAGACTTCCGCTGGTGATGATGCGGGACATCCTGCTGAAAACCGTCTTCCGCAAAAATGCCAGCACAGTTTCCGAAATCGCAGCGGCCATCTGTCTGCCCGGTTCCGTAACGCAAGAATTGGTCGACATAGCACGTGAACAGAAGCTGCTGGAAGCGACCGGAACGCTGAATGCCAACAGTGGTAACGAGATGGGGTATCAGCTGACCGATGCCGGCAAGGCCCGTGCATTGGACGCGCTCAGCCAATCAGAGTATTTCGGCGCAATGCCTGTTCCGCTGGACGTGTATCGCGAGCAGGTCAAACGCCAGTCTATCCGCAACATCCAAGTCACCCGAGAGCAACTGGTTGGTGCAATGGGTCATCTGGTTCTGCCCGACAGTCTGCTGGACCACTTGGGCCCTGCGGTCAGCGCGGGCCGGTCGATCCTTATGTACGGCCCTCCGGGTAACGGTAAATCCTCGATTTCGAACGGTATCCGCGACGCGCTTGGGGACAACGTCTATGTGCCTTACGCCATCGAATATGCCGGTCAGGTGATCACCGTCTATGATCCGATCGTACACACTGCGATCGAGCAAGAGCCAGACGACCCCAACAGCCTGCGTCGCCGCAAACGATTTGATTCGCGCTACGTCCAATGTGAACGACCCACCGTTGTGACCGGTGGTGAACTGTCGCTGAGCATGCTGGATCTAGTCTACAACCCGACCGCGCGCACATATCAGGCCCCACTGCAGCTGAAATCGACCGGCGGCATCTTCATCGTGGATGACCTTGGCCGTCAGGCCGAACCACCACAGGCGCTGGTGAACCGTTGGATCGTTCCGCTGGAAGAGAACAAGGATATCCTTGGCCTGCAATCGGGTGAGAAATTCGAAGTGCCGTTTGACACGCTGGTCATCTTCTCGACCAACTTCCACCCGAACGAGATCTTCGACCAAGCGGCGTTGCGCCGGATCTTCTTCAAAATCAAAATCGACGGTCCGAACCAGGAAAACTTCCTGAAAATCTTTGCCATGGTGGCCCGCAAACGCGGAATGCCGCTGGATGAGGCAGCGCTGGTGCATCTGCTGAAGGTCAAATACCCGACCATCAACAACATCTACGCCAACTATCAACCGATCTTCCTGATCGATCAGATGATCTCGATCTGCGAGTTCGAAGGCATCCCCTATCAGATGAGCCCCGAACTGATCGACCGCGCTTGGGCCAACATGTTCGTAAAAGACGAAAAAATCGTCAAATAA
- a CDS encoding prepilin peptidase, whose translation MHIPAAAAAWFLPFVLPICFYVAFTDMRDMRIKNHAVYALALVFVVVGLIALPPWSSEWLSGSLGPLSVSLPVYGWQLLHIVVILLLGIVLNAAGAMGAGDAKFMAAASAFLWSDDFRVIVLILMACILAAVVTHRLAKHTPLRAIAPHWESWDRGKQFPMGLALAGSLAMYLILGTVLGS comes from the coding sequence ATGCACATCCCCGCAGCCGCCGCGGCTTGGTTTTTGCCGTTTGTGCTGCCGATCTGTTTTTACGTCGCCTTCACCGATATGCGTGACATGCGGATCAAAAACCACGCAGTTTACGCGCTGGCGCTCGTCTTTGTGGTGGTTGGTCTGATCGCGCTTCCACCCTGGTCCTCGGAATGGCTGAGCGGAAGTCTGGGGCCTCTGTCTGTGTCGTTGCCGGTATATGGCTGGCAACTGCTTCATATCGTTGTGATTTTGCTTTTAGGTATCGTTCTGAATGCCGCAGGAGCCATGGGCGCTGGTGACGCCAAGTTCATGGCGGCAGCATCAGCATTTCTTTGGTCAGACGACTTCAGGGTGATCGTATTGATCCTGATGGCCTGTATTCTGGCCGCTGTTGTTACACATCGGTTAGCCAAGCACACACCGCTGCGAGCCATAGCGCCGCATTGGGAAAGTTGGGATCGTGGCAAACAGTTTCCAATGGGGCTGGCTCTGGCCGGATCTTTGGCCATGTATCTGATTTTGGGCACTGTTCTCGGATCGTAA
- a CDS encoding lipopolysaccharide assembly protein LapB produces MRQQFLIPTVIISGLILSACAKETEEEKVERTFQEVNVIDETNLNDVLLNAADPNEAVTYFHGAASKNPDRIDLQRGLAISLGRAKRTTEAATAWKRVTTMKGTNAADKVEYADALVRNGDWAQAKTVLDSVPPTFETFKRYRLEAVVADSRKEWKRADHFYETAVGLTTRPGSVMNNWGYSKLTRGQYAEAERLFTDAIRQDSSLFTAKNNLVLARSAQGNYSLPVVPMSQIERARLLNTMAISAVKQGDVTTAKNLFREAIATHPQHFDEAVRSLRALEGT; encoded by the coding sequence ATGCGCCAGCAATTCTTGATTCCGACTGTCATTATCAGCGGTCTGATCCTTTCGGCCTGTGCAAAGGAAACCGAAGAGGAAAAGGTTGAACGCACCTTTCAAGAGGTGAACGTCATTGACGAAACAAACTTGAACGATGTGCTTCTGAACGCAGCAGACCCCAATGAGGCTGTGACCTATTTCCATGGTGCCGCGAGCAAGAACCCTGACCGGATTGATCTTCAGCGCGGACTGGCTATTTCACTGGGCCGGGCCAAACGCACGACCGAAGCCGCCACCGCCTGGAAACGCGTGACGACTATGAAGGGCACGAACGCCGCTGACAAAGTCGAATACGCAGACGCATTGGTTCGCAACGGCGACTGGGCACAAGCCAAGACGGTGCTGGATTCCGTTCCACCGACCTTTGAAACCTTCAAACGGTACCGCCTTGAAGCAGTGGTTGCGGATTCACGCAAAGAATGGAAGCGGGCAGATCACTTTTATGAAACCGCTGTAGGTCTGACCACTCGGCCAGGCAGTGTGATGAACAACTGGGGTTATTCAAAACTGACCCGTGGGCAATATGCCGAGGCCGAACGCCTGTTCACTGACGCTATCCGTCAGGACAGTTCTTTGTTCACTGCCAAGAACAATCTTGTCCTCGCTCGGTCGGCGCAGGGAAATTATAGCTTGCCGGTCGTTCCGATGAGCCAGATCGAACGCGCACGGCTGTTGAACACGATGGCCATTTCAGCGGTCAAGCAAGGCGACGTTACCACCGCCAAGAACCTGTTCCGCGAAGCGATCGCAACGCATCCGCAGCATTTTGACGAAGCGGTCCGCTCGCTTCGTGCGCTTGAAGGGACCTGA
- a CDS encoding tetratricopeptide repeat protein, translated as MKAEFRCFPLGVRRILWATTVCAVVASCTEGPSSNGLDAPGVDHNAQAEDSITVGNRLMAAGEYELALESFSRAALDQGMTTQILTSLGTANLGLRRLGQAETLLRRAVEDDPDWPVAWNNLGVLLMEKQEYPEAAQVFQRAFALDNGESDAIRDNLRLALAKMENPVNTTVQEQEYTLEQQGDGQFTLRKIQ; from the coding sequence ATGAAAGCTGAATTCAGGTGCTTCCCTCTCGGGGTTCGCCGAATACTCTGGGCCACCACAGTTTGCGCTGTGGTGGCTTCCTGCACGGAAGGGCCGTCATCGAACGGTCTGGATGCACCGGGTGTTGATCACAATGCCCAAGCAGAAGACAGCATAACGGTTGGCAACAGGTTAATGGCCGCCGGAGAATATGAACTGGCATTGGAATCCTTTTCCCGCGCGGCTTTGGATCAGGGTATGACAACTCAGATCCTGACGTCTCTGGGTACAGCCAATCTTGGCTTGCGACGACTGGGCCAGGCTGAAACGCTGCTGCGCCGCGCCGTTGAGGACGATCCTGACTGGCCGGTTGCCTGGAACAATCTGGGCGTTCTGCTGATGGAAAAACAGGAATACCCCGAGGCCGCACAGGTGTTTCAACGGGCGTTTGCTTTGGACAATGGCGAAAGTGACGCAATCCGAGACAATCTGCGCTTAGCACTCGCAAAAATGGAAAATCCTGTTAATACTACTGTTCAAGAACAAGAATACACACTGGAACAGCAGGGCGATGGGCAATTTACGCTCCGCAAGATCCAGTAA
- a CDS encoding type II secretion system F family protein, with translation MEFLTSINDLLTQHLGEFGPLIVVGILGLIMILVAVSLMMNQPEDPLKKLQRSNAAPKKQTKDKKERLRNSSRNEQLEKFATFLEPKNEEEYSAVELKLRQAGYRSKDSVRFFHFAQFSLGIIGILVGVLLITVFSGGQEFTGQQMIIRIFVPGAIGYFAPKYWITRRVEERKEAITAGFPDTLDLMLVCVEAGQSLDQAIVRVSSEMSASYPDIAQEFEIVAHEMKAGKDKDTVLRDFGMRCGVQDVNSFVTVMIQSATFGTSIAEALRVYAGEMRDKRVMRAEEAANKLPTKMTLVTMMLTVPPLLIILIGPSVRVISSFGRAGG, from the coding sequence ATGGAATTTCTGACCAGCATCAATGACCTGTTGACCCAGCATCTGGGCGAGTTCGGGCCACTTATCGTTGTCGGCATCCTGGGTCTGATAATGATCCTCGTGGCAGTTTCTCTGATGATGAATCAGCCGGAAGACCCGTTGAAGAAACTGCAAAGATCAAACGCAGCCCCCAAAAAGCAAACAAAGGACAAAAAGGAACGGCTTCGCAACTCAAGCCGCAATGAGCAGCTTGAGAAATTTGCAACGTTCCTTGAGCCGAAAAACGAAGAAGAATACTCGGCCGTTGAACTGAAACTGCGCCAGGCCGGTTATCGGTCGAAAGACTCGGTGCGTTTCTTCCATTTCGCGCAGTTTTCGCTGGGTATTATTGGTATCCTGGTCGGAGTTCTTTTGATTACGGTGTTTTCCGGCGGTCAGGAATTCACCGGCCAACAGATGATTATCCGGATCTTTGTTCCAGGCGCGATTGGTTACTTCGCACCCAAGTATTGGATCACGCGTCGGGTAGAAGAACGGAAAGAGGCCATTACCGCAGGCTTTCCTGACACGCTTGACCTGATGCTGGTTTGCGTGGAAGCCGGACAATCACTGGATCAGGCCATCGTTCGAGTGTCGAGCGAAATGAGCGCCTCCTACCCCGACATCGCGCAGGAGTTCGAAATCGTCGCCCACGAGATGAAAGCCGGTAAGGACAAAGACACTGTTCTACGTGACTTCGGCATGCGGTGTGGTGTGCAGGATGTGAACTCGTTTGTGACTGTGATGATCCAGTCGGCGACTTTTGGTACATCCATTGCCGAAGCTCTGCGGGTTTACGCTGGTGAGATGCGTGACAAGCGCGTCATGCGCGCCGAAGAAGCTGCGAACAAGTTGCCGACAAAGATGACTCTTGTCACAATGATGCTGACCGTACCGCCGCTGCTGATTATTCTGATTGGTCCGTCGGTAAGGGTCATTTCGAGTTTTGGACGCGCGGGCGGATAG
- a CDS encoding type II secretion system F family protein: MQLPMEAIIYVAIFVGVLALVEGIYLVAFGKSISLNSRVNRRLDMLEKGAGREQVLEQLRKEMQQHMKSQSIPLYSLLADKAQKAAIAFSPRQLIMIMALVSGVAFVGLSIGTATDTALRAAISIAIGIGGVYAWVNHKAKKRMSMIEEQLPDAVELMVRSLRVGNPFVSTIQVVSNEVQDPLGTEFGVIADECAYGRDVGEALKDMAERLDMQDLRFLAVAVGIQQQSGGNLAEILAGLAQVIRARFRLFRRVKAITAEAQWSGKFLSGFPLACLVFILVKDPGYYDDVLDHPWFIPACFVVAIMLTLNLIVMKIITNIKV, encoded by the coding sequence ATGCAATTGCCTATGGAGGCGATCATTTATGTCGCCATCTTTGTGGGGGTTCTTGCCCTGGTTGAAGGGATTTATCTTGTCGCCTTTGGCAAGTCCATCAGCCTGAACAGCCGAGTAAATCGCCGCCTGGACATGTTGGAAAAGGGTGCTGGTCGCGAACAGGTGCTGGAACAGCTGCGCAAAGAAATGCAGCAGCATATGAAATCGCAAAGCATCCCCTTGTACTCCCTGCTCGCGGACAAGGCTCAGAAGGCGGCGATTGCATTTTCACCTCGCCAGTTGATCATGATCATGGCTTTGGTGTCCGGCGTCGCTTTTGTCGGGCTGAGCATCGGTACAGCCACAGATACCGCGCTGCGGGCAGCAATCTCGATCGCGATTGGTATCGGCGGCGTTTACGCGTGGGTCAATCACAAGGCCAAGAAACGTATGAGTATGATCGAAGAACAACTGCCTGACGCGGTTGAACTGATGGTCCGCTCGCTGCGCGTCGGCAACCCATTTGTTTCGACCATTCAAGTAGTTTCAAACGAAGTCCAGGATCCGCTTGGCACCGAATTTGGGGTCATTGCAGACGAATGCGCCTATGGCCGCGACGTTGGCGAGGCGTTGAAAGATATGGCCGAGCGCTTGGACATGCAGGATCTACGCTTTTTGGCCGTAGCTGTTGGCATTCAGCAGCAATCAGGGGGTAACTTGGCTGAAATTCTGGCCGGCCTCGCCCAAGTGATCCGGGCTCGCTTCCGCCTCTTCCGCCGTGTGAAGGCCATCACCGCCGAGGCCCAGTGGTCCGGCAAGTTTCTGTCAGGCTTCCCGCTTGCCTGCTTGGTTTTCATCCTGGTCAAAGACCCGGGCTATTATGACGACGTATTGGACCATCCCTGGTTCATTCCCGCCTGTTTCGTTGTCGCCATTATGCTGACATTGAACCTGATCGTCATGAAGATCATCACAAACATCAAGGTCTGA
- a CDS encoding CpaF family protein yields the protein MFSRYKKPSAAQPVKTPAQTAEPAAPVAEAPATTTAVARKPQKKKPGEVAGSDRDRKRKERLGEIKIELHRELLENLNLAALENAGEAELRAEISAIASEVLETRNIVLNREDRSQLNKELYDEVTGLGPLETLLQDDTVNDILVNGPQQIFVERAGKLELSDITFKDEKHLMRIIDKIVSAVGRRVDESNPYVDARLADGSRFNAMVPPIAVDGSLVSIRKFKKDKLGIDDLVNFGAFTEEMAAYLQAAVSTRLNVIVSGGTGSGKTTTLNALSSFIDDAERILTIEDTAELQLQQTHVGRMESRPPNVEGKGEVSPRDCLKNALRMRPDRIIVGETRGAEVIDMLQAMNTGHDGSMTTIHANSARDGISRLENMIAMAGIEMPIKAVRSQISSAVNLIVQASRLQDGSRRMTSITEITGMEGDVISMQEIFRFQRVGLTPDNKIIGHFTATGVRSHYSERFRLWGFDLPASIYDPTTM from the coding sequence GTGTTTTCAAGATATAAAAAACCGTCCGCTGCACAGCCCGTGAAAACGCCGGCACAAACTGCCGAGCCGGCAGCGCCCGTTGCAGAGGCCCCCGCGACTACGACTGCGGTTGCACGCAAACCCCAAAAGAAGAAACCCGGCGAGGTTGCGGGTTCTGATCGTGATCGCAAACGCAAGGAACGGCTGGGCGAGATCAAAATCGAACTGCACCGGGAACTGCTGGAGAACCTGAACCTTGCCGCGTTGGAAAACGCGGGCGAAGCTGAATTGCGTGCTGAAATCAGCGCAATTGCCAGTGAGGTGCTGGAAACCAGGAATATTGTTCTGAACCGCGAAGACCGGTCGCAGTTGAACAAGGAACTATATGACGAGGTGACGGGCCTCGGCCCGCTCGAAACTCTGCTGCAGGACGATACGGTCAACGATATTCTGGTGAACGGCCCCCAACAGATTTTCGTGGAACGCGCCGGTAAGCTGGAACTCAGCGACATTACGTTCAAGGACGAAAAACACCTGATGCGGATCATCGACAAGATCGTGTCCGCTGTGGGCCGTCGTGTCGACGAATCAAACCCTTACGTTGACGCCCGACTGGCGGATGGATCGCGTTTTAACGCCATGGTTCCACCAATTGCCGTGGATGGATCGCTGGTTTCGATTCGTAAGTTCAAGAAAGACAAGCTTGGCATCGACGATCTGGTCAATTTCGGCGCGTTCACCGAAGAAATGGCCGCATATTTGCAAGCCGCAGTGTCAACCCGCCTGAACGTGATTGTTTCCGGCGGTACCGGTTCGGGTAAAACCACGACGCTGAACGCGCTTTCCAGTTTTATCGATGATGCCGAGCGTATTCTGACCATCGAGGATACGGCAGAACTTCAGCTGCAACAGACTCATGTGGGTCGGATGGAAAGCCGCCCGCCCAACGTGGAAGGCAAAGGCGAAGTCAGCCCGCGCGACTGTCTGAAAAACGCCCTGCGTATGCGCCCTGACCGCATCATCGTGGGTGAGACGCGTGGCGCGGAAGTGATCGACATGTTGCAGGCGATGAACACCGGACACGATGGATCAATGACCACGATCCACGCCAACTCGGCCCGTGACGGGATTTCGCGTCTGGAAAACATGATCGCCATGGCCGGGATCGAAATGCCGATCAAGGCCGTCCGCAGCCAGATTTCGTCCGCTGTGAACTTGATCGTACAGGCAAGCCGTCTGCAGGACGGTTCGCGACGCATGACCTCAATCACCGAGATTACGGGCATGGAAGGCGATGTGATTTCGATGCAGGAAATCTTTCGTTTTCAACGCGTTGGCCTGACACCCGACAACAAGATCATCGGGCATTTCACCGCAACCGGCGTGCGCAGCCACTATTCGGAACGCTTCCGTCTATGGGGCTTTGATCTGCCTGCGTCGATCTACGACCCAACCACAATGTAG